In Embleya scabrispora, the DNA window GTTGCGGGCCGCGTCGGCGCGTTCCTTGGGGGGCGGGGTGCGGAGCAGGTCCAGGTCCACCGGGATTGCGGAAGCGGACTGTGGTCCGTTAATGTCCTCGGGCATAAGCGGACTCTAGTCCGATTCTCTGTGAGGTGGGAGGCATCGCCATGACCGCGCTCATCAGCCGGGACGAGCTGCGCGCCGAGATCGCCGGCGGCACCGTGATTCTTGTGGACGCGCTCGGTGGGGAGTACTGGGCCAAGCAGCATCTGCCGGGGGCCGTTGCCCTGGTTCGGGACGACGTGGACACCCTGGCGCCGACGTTGCTGCCCGATCGTGACGCCGCGATCGTCACCTACTGCTCGAACCCGGGCTGCCCGAACAGCGGCCAGGTGGCCGATCGGCTGACGCGCCTCGGGTACACGAACGTGCGCAAGTACGCCGAGGGCATCGAGGATTGGGTCGGCGCCGGGCTGCCCACCGAGTCCGCCTGAGTGTGCGA includes these proteins:
- a CDS encoding rhodanese-like domain-containing protein, which produces MTALISRDELRAEIAGGTVILVDALGGEYWAKQHLPGAVALVRDDVDTLAPTLLPDRDAAIVTYCSNPGCPNSGQVADRLTRLGYTNVRKYAEGIEDWVGAGLPTESA